The following coding sequences lie in one Bacteroides helcogenes P 36-108 genomic window:
- a CDS encoding hybrid sensor histidine kinase/response regulator transcription factor yields MILTGLVLFLLCPTVFAGSFRSLSIKEGLASRQVFQINKDSAGYIWAYTRAGMDRYDGNEIKHYRLGETVDFKNYILSATIMTLDRTGNVWVALKNGMVYSYDRQTDAFRLRVDLTQLQSLPILYNILFDKDNRLWLCLSNGVYSWEEGVGLIPAALQGKLVNCMVQVNEGLFFAGTGKGVWQLTKVVGKQSFHVKKVALPGEMNVECLYSWENKLFIGTFADGAFVLDRTAGEVRSLGDFVPHVPIRTFEKTPDNSLLIAADGAGMLRIDAATGQLLKHYMTDEDDDRGLNGNTVSDICVDGQGGVWISTTTNGISYLDPAMPDVRRIRHEKNNANSLKSDHVNVLLQDSEGDLWYGTNEGVSLYRPASRKWTHFLGGTGSGGSVVLALAEDSGGNMWVGGYGIGVYCISKKTGWVRKLEKRNAHRDKGVATDYIYAIHAEGDCLWLGGIEGEFTRYNMRADSYTYYPIHCVGDIKPGKDGTLLLAGCDGLAVFDKATGKARWQRQFGNFTLHYPIRCLTQSSAGDIWMATDGEGLICFNPDKQTSRVYTTADGLASNSVNSLLEDNGGSIWFNTEKELYCLDLSRGIIVNANDFLDVSWGYYNPNAAFRLSDGHLAWGTAEGVVVFSPSLDLESHGSAELIFTDFKLLYESVKAGMKGSLLTTNINDTRRIILKYDQNSFSISFSAIDFTSPHRIRYEYMLDGYNKEWERSNSVRSVNYMNLSPGKYLFRLRAFDKYTGRQIGERVLEVVISRPYWFSWWAILLYLAVASVFAYMLVQNWRHKLNEDRIKDKIRSFVSIAHDIRTPVTLIKAPLNELEAQEGLPEESRRTLGVAVRNVEKLMAMIAQLIDLQRKERQAEKCLEVSCYHIEDYLKEKIAEFRLIALQKGVKLQLEVEPGMDEVWMDREKMDHIIDNLLSNALKYTENGAISVRTKTAKKQWSIEVSDTGIGIPKEEQGNIFHEFYRARNAANVEESGSGVGLMITRRIVKQHSGSISFSSVEGEGSTFTVSFPQRIKSSVAVESKDDIEETSAAETSVMEKDIRKKNKPAGKNVLLLVEDDEDMREYLTGSLSAEYEVVGVPDGGKALALAKDINPDIIISDIVMPVLEGDELCRILKSSVDTSHIPVILLTALSERENIIFGLEAGANDYIIKPFDLAVLKARIKNILQNRQHLRELVLSMGKVVDEAEYTSQLDKAFLEKVMAIITEEMSNSELTIDDFCMALGMSRTAVFNKMKTLTGQGPNDFIRIVRLNKSREFLGTRKYTIGEVSTMVGFSDPKYFSTCFKRQFGISPSKVLN; encoded by the coding sequence ATGATTTTGACAGGGCTGGTTTTGTTCCTTCTTTGTCCGACGGTTTTCGCGGGTTCTTTCCGTTCACTGAGTATAAAAGAAGGGCTGGCCAGCAGGCAGGTGTTCCAGATAAACAAGGATTCCGCAGGCTATATATGGGCTTATACCCGTGCCGGGATGGACAGGTATGACGGAAACGAGATCAAGCATTACCGGTTGGGTGAGACGGTTGATTTCAAGAATTACATATTGTCCGCCACCATCATGACCCTTGACAGGACGGGCAATGTATGGGTAGCCCTGAAGAACGGAATGGTATATTCGTATGATAGGCAGACGGATGCTTTCCGTTTGCGTGTGGATCTGACGCAGTTACAGTCACTACCCATTTTATATAATATCTTGTTTGACAAGGACAACCGGCTCTGGCTGTGCCTTTCCAACGGCGTTTACTCATGGGAAGAAGGCGTGGGGCTGATTCCGGCCGCTTTACAAGGCAAACTGGTGAACTGCATGGTGCAGGTGAATGAGGGGCTGTTCTTTGCCGGTACGGGTAAAGGAGTTTGGCAACTGACGAAGGTTGTCGGCAAACAGTCGTTTCACGTAAAGAAGGTTGCCCTTCCGGGAGAGATGAATGTGGAGTGCCTGTACAGTTGGGAAAACAAATTGTTCATCGGCACTTTTGCGGATGGCGCTTTTGTACTGGACCGCACGGCAGGAGAGGTGCGTTCGTTAGGAGACTTCGTTCCTCACGTTCCTATCCGCACTTTCGAGAAGACTCCCGACAATTCGCTGCTGATAGCGGCGGACGGGGCGGGGATGCTCCGCATAGATGCGGCAACCGGGCAGCTCCTGAAGCATTATATGACCGATGAGGACGACGATAGGGGACTGAACGGCAATACGGTTTCTGATATTTGTGTGGATGGACAAGGGGGAGTCTGGATCAGCACTACTACGAACGGCATCAGCTATCTGGACCCTGCTATGCCTGATGTACGTAGAATCAGACATGAGAAGAACAATGCCAATTCCTTGAAATCAGACCATGTGAATGTACTGTTGCAGGATTCCGAAGGTGATTTATGGTATGGCACAAATGAGGGTGTCAGCCTTTACCGGCCCGCTTCCCGTAAATGGACTCACTTTCTGGGCGGAACAGGCAGCGGAGGTTCGGTAGTATTGGCGCTTGCCGAAGATTCCGGAGGGAATATGTGGGTAGGAGGCTATGGAATAGGTGTCTATTGCATTTCGAAGAAGACGGGGTGGGTCAGGAAGTTGGAGAAGCGGAACGCGCACCGGGATAAGGGAGTGGCTACAGACTATATATATGCTATCCATGCGGAGGGCGACTGCCTTTGGCTGGGAGGCATCGAAGGTGAATTTACCCGTTACAACATGCGTGCGGATAGCTATACGTATTATCCCATTCACTGTGTGGGTGACATAAAGCCGGGAAAGGATGGCACGCTGCTGCTGGCGGGATGCGACGGGCTGGCGGTCTTTGACAAGGCTACGGGGAAAGCTCGGTGGCAGCGGCAGTTCGGCAATTTTACCCTGCATTATCCCATTCGTTGCCTGACGCAGTCTTCGGCCGGAGATATATGGATGGCTACGGATGGCGAAGGGCTTATATGCTTTAACCCCGACAAGCAGACTTCACGCGTCTATACCACCGCCGACGGGCTGGCGTCCAATTCCGTCAATAGCCTGCTTGAAGACAACGGAGGAAGCATCTGGTTCAATACCGAGAAAGAACTCTATTGCCTCGACTTGTCGAGGGGTATCATCGTCAATGCCAATGATTTCCTGGACGTTTCCTGGGGATATTACAATCCGAATGCAGCATTCCGCCTGTCGGACGGACATCTTGCTTGGGGCACGGCGGAGGGAGTGGTTGTTTTCTCTCCCTCTCTGGATCTTGAATCGCATGGATCGGCGGAACTGATATTCACGGACTTCAAGTTGCTTTATGAGTCGGTGAAAGCGGGCATGAAGGGGTCGTTACTGACAACGAACATCAACGATACACGGCGCATAATTCTGAAGTACGATCAGAACTCGTTCTCCATATCTTTTTCAGCCATTGATTTCACCTCTCCGCACCGCATCCGGTATGAGTATATGCTGGATGGTTACAACAAGGAGTGGGAGCGTTCCAACTCCGTACGGAGCGTGAACTATATGAACTTGTCTCCCGGCAAGTACTTGTTCCGTCTGCGGGCTTTCGATAAATATACGGGGAGACAGATAGGGGAACGTGTGCTGGAAGTCGTTATTTCGCGTCCCTACTGGTTTTCGTGGTGGGCAATCCTGCTCTATCTTGCCGTTGCATCGGTTTTTGCCTACATGCTGGTGCAGAACTGGAGGCATAAGCTCAATGAAGACCGGATAAAGGACAAAATACGCTCTTTTGTCAGCATAGCGCATGACATACGCACTCCGGTCACTTTGATAAAAGCTCCCTTGAATGAGCTTGAGGCACAAGAGGGATTGCCGGAGGAAAGCCGGCGGACGCTTGGAGTGGCGGTGAGGAATGTGGAGAAGCTGATGGCCATGATTGCCCAGTTGATAGACTTGCAGAGGAAGGAACGGCAGGCGGAAAAGTGCCTGGAGGTGTCATGCTATCACATAGAAGACTATCTGAAAGAGAAGATAGCGGAGTTCCGCCTGATAGCCTTGCAGAAGGGGGTGAAACTGCAATTGGAGGTGGAGCCGGGCATGGATGAGGTGTGGATGGACAGGGAAAAGATGGATCATATCATAGACAACCTGCTTTCCAATGCCCTGAAATATACGGAAAACGGAGCGATCAGCGTGCGGACAAAGACGGCGAAGAAGCAGTGGAGCATCGAGGTGAGCGATACGGGCATCGGGATTCCCAAAGAAGAACAAGGCAACATCTTCCATGAGTTCTACAGGGCGCGCAACGCTGCGAACGTCGAGGAAAGCGGTTCCGGCGTAGGGTTGATGATTACCCGGCGCATTGTGAAGCAGCATTCGGGCAGCATCTCCTTCAGCAGTGTGGAAGGGGAGGGAAGTACGTTTACGGTAAGCTTCCCGCAGAGGATAAAGTCGAGTGTGGCGGTGGAGTCGAAAGACGATATTGAGGAAACGTCTGCTGCAGAAACGTCCGTCATGGAAAAGGACATAAGGAAGAAGAACAAGCCTGCGGGCAAGAATGTACTCCTGCTGGTGGAAGATGATGAAGACATGAGGGAATACCTGACAGGCAGCCTGTCTGCCGAATATGAGGTGGTAGGTGTGCCGGACGGTGGCAAGGCGCTGGCGCTGGCGAAAGATATCAATCCGGACATCATCATTTCGGACATTGTGATGCCTGTGCTCGAAGGGGATGAACTGTGCCGCATCCTGAAGTCGTCGGTGGACACCAGCCATATCCCTGTGATACTGCTGACGGCGCTTAGCGAACGAGAGAACATCATCTTCGGGCTGGAAGCGGGAGCCAACGACTATATCATCAAGCCTTTCGACCTGGCAGTGTTGAAGGCGCGAATCAAGAACATCCTGCAAAACCGGCAGCATTTGCGCGAACTGGTGCTGTCCATGGGTAAGGTGGTGGACGAGGCGGAATATACCAGCCAGTTGGACAAGGCCTTTCTGGAGAAGGTGATGGCGATTATCACCGAGGAAATGAGCAATTCGGAGTTGACGATAGATGACTTCTGCATGGCGTTGGGCATGAGCCGCACTGCCGTGTTCAACAAAATGAAGACGTTGACGGGGCAGGGTCCCAACGATTTTATACGTATTGTCCGCCTCAATAAGTCGAGGGAGTTCTTGGGAACCCGGAAATATACCATCGGTGAGGTGTCCACGATGGTGGGATTCTCCGACCCGAAATACTTCAGCACCTGTTTCAAGAGACAGTTCGGCATAAGTCCCAGCAAGGTTCTTAACTAA
- a CDS encoding MFS transporter, giving the protein MKQQEKQINYTGPFITMVFLFFIVGFLTTANTQFQGPLKEAFLSEVGGLKNTFATLITFSWFLAYPVCGGVGASWISHHGYKGTLMRGLLVMIAGLGLFFVSSYFTVHFPEACWQVGGNIIPGGFFIFLLGSFVVGASATILQVVINPYLTACHVRGTQAIQRMAIGGSANSVGTTLAPYFVTGVIFGGLSMENIRIDQLMIPFFALMAVISLIVLLLMRLSLPDIQGTRAEAGEKLERSIWSFSHLTLGVVAIFFYVGCEVCIGANINMYAIEMNYASPALMATLYWGGMLVGRLVGSSLSSISPRVQLVVTTVSAGSLALIAILLNNPWLLTAVGLFHSIMWGAIFTLSVAHLGRYTSVASGVFMIGVVGGAILPLLQGVFADVLGSWRWSWCIVLLGEAFMLYYALIGSKVRQTAD; this is encoded by the coding sequence ATGAAACAACAAGAAAAACAGATTAACTACACAGGCCCTTTCATCACGATGGTGTTCCTGTTCTTCATCGTCGGCTTTCTGACTACGGCCAACACACAATTTCAAGGTCCCCTGAAGGAAGCCTTCCTTTCCGAAGTGGGCGGGCTCAAAAATACCTTCGCCACACTCATCACCTTCTCCTGGTTCCTCGCCTACCCCGTTTGCGGCGGAGTAGGGGCTTCCTGGATCAGCCACCACGGCTATAAAGGCACGCTGATGCGCGGACTGCTGGTCATGATTGCGGGCTTGGGACTCTTCTTCGTCTCCTCCTACTTCACGGTGCACTTCCCCGAAGCTTGCTGGCAAGTGGGGGGCAACATCATTCCCGGCGGATTCTTCATCTTCTTGTTGGGATCGTTCGTGGTTGGCGCCTCCGCCACTATCCTGCAAGTGGTCATTAACCCTTACCTCACCGCCTGCCACGTCCGGGGCACACAAGCCATCCAACGCATGGCCATTGGCGGTTCTGCCAATTCCGTGGGAACTACGCTGGCGCCCTACTTCGTGACGGGTGTCATCTTCGGCGGACTGTCGATGGAAAACATACGGATAGACCAACTGATGATTCCCTTCTTCGCCCTGATGGCAGTCATATCGCTCATCGTACTGCTGCTGATGCGTCTCTCTCTGCCCGACATACAGGGCACGCGTGCCGAGGCGGGCGAGAAGTTGGAGCGCAGTATCTGGTCCTTTAGCCACCTCACGCTGGGTGTGGTGGCCATCTTCTTCTATGTAGGCTGTGAAGTATGCATTGGCGCCAACATCAACATGTACGCCATCGAAATGAACTATGCCTCTCCCGCACTGATGGCTACTCTCTATTGGGGCGGCATGCTCGTGGGGCGGCTGGTGGGCAGTTCGCTTAGCAGCATCTCACCGCGCGTGCAACTGGTAGTCACCACCGTGTCCGCCGGTTCCCTCGCCCTGATAGCCATTCTGTTGAATAATCCGTGGCTGCTGACGGCGGTCGGATTGTTCCACTCCATCATGTGGGGAGCTATATTCACCTTGTCCGTGGCTCATCTGGGCCGATACACCTCCGTCGCATCGGGAGTGTTCATGATCGGTGTGGTGGGTGGGGCTATCCTGCCCCTGCTGCAAGGTGTGTTTGCCGACGTGCTGGGCAGTTGGCGATGGTCCTGGTGCATCGTGCTGTTGGGCGAGGCGTTCATGCTGTACTATGCGCTGATAGGGTCGAAGGTACGGCAGACGGCAGATTGA
- a CDS encoding ROK family protein: MDTYLALDLGGTKLLIGEVDSRGNILKYKKYDSGYFNQQAALEIIKASLDDYIRTVGWYDRKPLGMGVGLIGRVDPEQGIWLQIDPSRTQTIELAKELSDTYGIPCHIDNDVKSATRAERVWGFGQISKNFIYMNVGTGIAVGTVVNGRQIRGSHFNAGEVGHVRVGVNVGIKCGCGRMDCVEAIAAGIGFDNCARLMCSRYETNLHIPAEKGERVSVSEVFALAQKGDPLCSVLVENAAEALANLIMNLVRVIDPDTVVLGGGVVADGYMHGKILERLHPTTMRFVTNGVVITKLNPGFIGLLGAGAVAMNM, encoded by the coding sequence ATGGATACTTATTTGGCTCTTGATTTGGGCGGCACTAAGTTGCTGATCGGCGAGGTGGACAGCCGTGGGAATATTTTGAAGTACAAGAAATACGATTCGGGCTACTTTAACCAGCAGGCAGCGCTGGAAATCATCAAAGCGTCGCTCGACGATTACATCCGTACCGTGGGATGGTACGACCGTAAGCCGCTGGGCATGGGTGTGGGGCTGATAGGTCGCGTGGATCCCGAACAGGGCATCTGGTTGCAGATAGACCCCAGCCGCACGCAGACGATAGAACTTGCCAAGGAACTGTCCGATACCTACGGCATACCCTGTCACATAGACAATGACGTAAAGAGCGCCACGCGTGCCGAACGCGTGTGGGGGTTCGGACAAATATCCAAGAATTTTATTTACATGAACGTGGGCACGGGGATTGCTGTGGGCACGGTGGTGAACGGAAGGCAGATACGCGGAAGTCACTTCAATGCCGGTGAGGTAGGCCATGTACGTGTAGGCGTCAACGTAGGCATAAAGTGCGGCTGCGGCCGGATGGACTGTGTGGAAGCCATTGCCGCAGGCATAGGCTTCGACAACTGTGCCCGCCTGATGTGCTCCCGTTATGAGACGAACCTGCACATTCCCGCAGAGAAGGGCGAACGCGTCAGCGTCAGCGAGGTATTTGCACTTGCCCAAAAGGGAGATCCCCTCTGCTCCGTGCTGGTGGAGAATGCGGCGGAAGCGCTTGCCAACCTTATCATGAATCTGGTGCGGGTGATAGATCCCGACACGGTGGTGCTGGGCGGCGGTGTAGTAGCCGACGGGTACATGCACGGCAAGATTCTGGAGAGGCTGCACCCCACCACCATGCGCTTTGTTACCAACGGAGTGGTCATCACCAAACTGAATCCCGGTTTCATAGGCCTGCTGGGCGCCGGGGCAGTAGCCATGAATATGTAG
- a CDS encoding 6-phosphogluconolactonase, which produces MKITVTPTEREFDCVAAWRIIGQMLNKPASVIGLSTGRTTGNMHRLVGEIYTAHPFEASGITFFGQDEVTGVSRHYFGACYAMLKTELMDALSVKEENFLMLPTECDDFGRACRLFENEIETRGGIDLLILGLGENGHLGFNQPGCPFDSETRLTGMHPELEVRIRRETNTPPEKHLGGVTLGIKNIMQARRIILVAKGANKTDIVKRMLEGPVTTEVPASILQLHPHCEFLLDSAAAAGLSTGR; this is translated from the coding sequence ATGAAGATAACAGTAACTCCTACAGAGAGAGAATTTGATTGCGTCGCAGCTTGGCGCATTATCGGCCAGATGCTGAACAAGCCTGCGAGCGTCATCGGCCTTTCCACCGGACGCACCACCGGCAACATGCACCGCCTGGTGGGCGAGATTTATACCGCGCACCCGTTCGAGGCATCCGGCATCACCTTCTTCGGGCAGGACGAGGTGACGGGTGTGTCGCGCCACTATTTCGGCGCCTGCTACGCCATGCTGAAGACGGAGCTGATGGACGCACTCTCCGTCAAGGAGGAGAATTTCCTGATGCTTCCCACCGAGTGCGATGACTTCGGCCGGGCCTGCCGCCTCTTTGAGAACGAGATAGAGACCCGTGGCGGCATCGACCTGCTGATCTTGGGGCTGGGCGAGAACGGCCACTTGGGATTCAATCAACCGGGATGTCCCTTCGACAGCGAGACGCGCCTCACCGGCATGCACCCCGAACTGGAGGTGCGCATCCGCCGCGAAACCAATACTCCTCCCGAAAAGCACCTCGGAGGCGTCACTCTTGGAATAAAAAACATTATGCAGGCACGCCGCATTATATTGGTGGCCAAAGGCGCCAACAAGACAGACATTGTGAAGCGGATGCTCGAAGGCCCCGTCACGACGGAAGTTCCCGCTTCCATCCTTCAACTTCATCCCCACTGCGAGTTCCTGCTGGACAGTGCAGCGGCGGCGGGACTCTCTACCGGTCGTTAA
- a CDS encoding helix-turn-helix domain-containing protein, whose product MEKDIPKIDMPEDWVAGTDIKKELLSLYKDYPVRLKCEVLILCMGGEIEASVNLNRIVVHPQDIVLLTPGNILQIHRIDGELKVYFLGFAERFLGSPEQAKHLLEAVYLAFGQPVISLKLQGASLMEDYFSFLIKVFNTFNEDLRKELTPNLYATIHTGVRLLYKDKNAEKMPVSKNEQLCRKFAQLVVQHYSRSRNVGWYAVQLGITHAYLCSVVKQITGKTCMEIIASMVIMDAKSQLKLTGVSVQAISDSLNFADISFFGKYFKRYVGMSPLEYRNGRS is encoded by the coding sequence ATGGAAAAAGATATACCCAAGATAGACATGCCCGAAGACTGGGTGGCAGGAACGGATATAAAGAAAGAATTGCTCAGCCTGTATAAAGATTATCCTGTGCGCCTGAAGTGTGAGGTTCTGATACTCTGTATGGGTGGAGAGATAGAAGCGTCCGTCAATCTGAACCGCATAGTTGTGCATCCGCAGGATATCGTACTGCTGACTCCGGGAAACATCTTGCAGATACATCGTATAGACGGTGAACTGAAAGTTTATTTCTTGGGCTTCGCAGAACGTTTTCTCGGAAGCCCGGAGCAGGCCAAGCATCTGCTCGAAGCCGTTTATTTAGCTTTCGGGCAACCCGTCATTTCGCTGAAGCTTCAAGGGGCTTCACTGATGGAGGATTACTTTTCTTTCCTGATAAAAGTGTTCAATACCTTCAATGAAGACTTGAGGAAAGAACTGACACCGAATCTCTATGCTACCATTCACACCGGCGTGAGGTTGCTTTATAAGGACAAGAATGCGGAGAAGATGCCCGTGTCGAAGAATGAGCAATTGTGCCGGAAGTTTGCCCAACTGGTGGTGCAGCATTATTCCCGGTCGAGAAATGTGGGATGGTATGCCGTGCAATTGGGTATCACACATGCCTATCTGTGCTCCGTTGTAAAGCAGATTACGGGAAAAACCTGTATGGAGATCATAGCTTCCATGGTCATTATGGATGCCAAGTCACAATTAAAGCTGACCGGTGTCTCCGTTCAGGCCATTTCGGACTCTCTGAACTTCGCCGACATTTCCTTTTTTGGAAAATATTTCAAGCGATATGTGGGTATGAGCCCGCTGGAATACCGCAACGGCAGATCGTGA
- a CDS encoding PEP/pyruvate-binding domain-containing protein — protein sequence MLSKFKLNQLYFKDTQFANLMTRRIFNVLLIANPYDAFMLEDDGRIDEKIFNEYTSLSLRYPPRFTQVSTCEEALTQLSNISFDLIICMPGTGDNEGFDVARSIKSQYEQIPMVILTPFSHGITKRIANEDLSSFEYIFCWLGNTDLLMSIIKLIEDKMNLEHDVNEVGVQLILLVEDGIRFYSSILPNLYKFVLKQSQEFSTEALNAHQRTLRMRGRPKIVLARTYEEAINLYEKYGNNILGVITDVRFPRVERGEKDGLAGIKLCAAIRKEDPFVPLIIQSSESENVSYASKYEAAFIDKNSKKMDVDLRRTIMENFGFGDFIFRNPDTLEEIARVKNLKELQNILFAIPAESFLYHISHNHISRWLYSRAMFPVAEFLKPITWNSLQDVDAHRKIIFEAIVKYRKMKNQGVVAVFKRDRFDRYSNFARIGDGSLGGKGRGLAFIDNMVKHHPEFEEFENARIAIPKTVVLCTDVFDEFMDTNNLYQIALSDADDDVILRYFLKAKLPDNLVEDFFTFFDVVKSPIAIRSSSLLEDSHYQPFAGIYNTYMIPYLDDKYEMLRMLGDAIKGVYASVYFRDSKAYMQATSNVIDQEKMAVILQEVAGNYYGDRYYPSMSGVARSLNYYPLGDEMAEEGIVNLALGLGKYIVDGGMTLRFSPYHPNKVLQTSEMEIALKETQTRFYALDLRNAGQDFSIDDGFNLLKLHVKEAEKDGSLNYIASTYDPYDQVIRDGLYPGGRKVITFANILQHDVFPLPRILQLVLKYGQQEMRRPVEIEFAATMSREKDKTGTFYLLQIRPIVDSKEMLDEDLTSIPEEKILLRSDNSLGHGIMNDIRDIVYVKTDDYSASHNQEIAWEIEKLNRQFLDEGKNYVLVGPGRWGSSDTWLGIPVKWPHISAARVIVEAGLTNYRVDPSQGTHFFQNLTSFGVGYFTINAFMNDGVYNQEFLNAQPALHESKYLRHIRFGHPIMVKMDGKKKQGVVLMPE from the coding sequence ATGCTCAGTAAGTTTAAATTAAACCAGCTCTACTTCAAGGATACACAGTTTGCCAACCTGATGACGAGACGCATTTTCAATGTGCTCCTGATAGCCAATCCTTACGATGCCTTCATGCTGGAAGATGACGGCCGGATCGACGAAAAAATATTCAATGAATATACTTCGCTATCCCTTCGCTATCCGCCACGCTTCACGCAGGTATCCACTTGCGAAGAAGCTCTGACACAACTGTCCAACATATCTTTCGACCTCATCATCTGCATGCCGGGCACGGGAGACAACGAGGGATTCGACGTGGCGCGAAGCATCAAGAGCCAATACGAGCAGATTCCGATGGTGATACTGACCCCTTTCAGCCACGGCATCACCAAGCGCATCGCCAACGAAGACCTGAGTTCCTTTGAATATATCTTCTGCTGGCTGGGAAACACTGACCTGCTGATGTCCATCATCAAGCTGATAGAAGACAAGATGAATCTGGAACACGACGTCAACGAGGTGGGTGTGCAGCTCATCCTGCTGGTGGAAGACGGCATCCGCTTCTACTCTTCAATCCTGCCCAACCTCTACAAGTTCGTACTGAAGCAGAGCCAGGAGTTTTCCACCGAAGCCTTAAACGCCCATCAGCGCACGCTGCGCATGCGGGGACGTCCTAAAATTGTGCTGGCACGTACCTATGAGGAAGCCATCAACCTTTACGAAAAGTACGGGAACAATATATTGGGAGTCATCACCGACGTACGCTTTCCACGGGTGGAGCGCGGCGAGAAGGACGGGCTGGCAGGCATCAAGCTCTGTGCCGCCATCCGCAAGGAAGATCCGTTCGTGCCACTCATCATCCAGTCCAGCGAATCGGAAAACGTGTCGTATGCCTCCAAATATGAAGCCGCTTTCATCGACAAGAATTCCAAGAAGATGGATGTGGACCTGCGGCGCACCATCATGGAGAACTTCGGCTTCGGTGACTTCATTTTCCGCAACCCCGACACGCTGGAAGAGATTGCCCGCGTAAAGAATCTGAAAGAGTTGCAGAATATCCTGTTCGCCATCCCGGCGGAATCTTTCCTTTATCACATCAGCCATAATCACATCAGCCGCTGGCTGTACTCGCGTGCCATGTTTCCGGTGGCGGAGTTCCTGAAACCCATTACATGGAACAGCCTGCAGGACGTGGATGCGCACCGCAAAATCATCTTTGAGGCCATCGTGAAATACCGCAAGATGAAGAACCAGGGAGTGGTGGCGGTGTTCAAGCGCGACCGCTTTGACCGTTACTCCAATTTTGCGCGCATCGGCGACGGTTCGTTAGGGGGTAAAGGGCGTGGACTGGCATTTATAGATAATATGGTGAAGCACCATCCCGAATTCGAGGAATTTGAGAATGCCCGCATTGCCATTCCCAAGACCGTGGTGCTTTGTACGGATGTGTTCGATGAGTTCATGGATACCAACAACCTGTATCAGATAGCCTTGTCCGATGCAGACGATGATGTTATCCTGCGCTATTTCCTTAAGGCCAAGTTGCCGGACAATCTCGTAGAAGACTTCTTCACTTTTTTCGATGTGGTGAAGTCACCTATCGCCATCCGTTCATCTTCGCTGCTCGAAGACTCCCACTACCAACCGTTTGCCGGGATTTATAACACGTACATGATTCCATATCTGGATGACAAATACGAAATGCTGCGTATGCTCGGTGATGCCATCAAGGGGGTATATGCCTCCGTTTACTTCCGCGACTCGAAAGCGTATATGCAAGCCACCAGCAACGTCATCGACCAGGAAAAGATGGCTGTCATCTTGCAAGAGGTGGCAGGCAATTACTACGGAGACCGTTACTACCCCAGCATGTCGGGGGTGGCACGCTCGCTCAATTACTATCCTCTCGGCGACGAAATGGCGGAAGAAGGCATTGTCAATCTGGCCCTCGGATTGGGCAAATACATCGTGGACGGTGGCATGACTTTGAGATTCTCGCCTTACCACCCTAACAAAGTGCTGCAAACAAGCGAAATGGAGATCGCCCTGAAAGAAACCCAAACCCGCTTCTACGCCCTTGACCTGCGTAATGCGGGACAGGACTTCTCCATAGACGATGGCTTTAACCTGCTGAAGCTTCATGTGAAGGAAGCAGAAAAGGATGGCTCACTGAACTATATCGCCTCCACCTACGACCCTTACGATCAGGTGATACGTGACGGGCTTTATCCCGGCGGACGCAAGGTGATTACTTTCGCCAACATCCTGCAACATGATGTATTTCCCTTGCCACGCATTCTGCAATTGGTATTGAAGTACGGACAACAGGAAATGCGCCGTCCGGTAGAGATAGAATTCGCAGCTACCATGAGCCGGGAGAAAGATAAGACAGGAACCTTCTACCTGTTGCAAATCCGCCCGATTGTGGACAGCAAGGAGATGCTGGACGAAGACCTTACTTCCATTCCTGAGGAGAAGATATTGCTCCGTTCCGACAATTCCCTTGGGCACGGCATCATGAACGACATCCGTGACATTGTTTATGTAAAGACCGATGATTACAGCGCCTCGCACAATCAGGAAATTGCCTGGGAAATAGAGAAACTGAACCGGCAATTCCTGGACGAAGGAAAGAACTATGTCCTTGTGGGGCCGGGCCGCTGGGGAAGCAGCGACACATGGCTGGGCATCCCCGTGAAATGGCCTCATATCAGTGCCGCCCGCGTGATAGTGGAAGCCGGATTGACAAACTATCGCGTCGATCCAAGCCAGGGGACACATTTCTTCCAGAACCTGACCTCTTTCGGCGTGGGCTATTTCACCATCAATGCCTTTATGAATGACGGAGTATATAATCAGGAATTCCTCAATGCGCAGCCTGCCCTTCACGAAAGCAAATATCTGCGCCACATCCGTTTCGGGCATCCGATAATGGTAAAGATGGACGGGAAAAAGAAACAGGGAGTGGTGCTGATGCCGGAATAA